From the genome of Lujinxingia sediminis:
GGGGCTGACGGCGGCGCCTTTGTGGAAGTCCTCGGTGGCTTCTTCTTCGGCGACATCGAGCACGTCGTCGACGGTGACGATACCCAGAAGCACGCCGTCGGAGTCGACGACCGGAAGGGCGACGACGTCGTAGCGCGAGAGGGCCCGCACGGCCTCCTCGCGGTCGTCAAAGGCCGAGAGGCTGACAAAGGAGTTGTCCATCAGTGAGGCGACGGTGGCCTCGGGGTCTGCCAGGATGAGCTTTCGAAGTTCCAGCGCGTCGATGAGCTGCCACTGGGCGTCGGTGACGTAAACGATCGAGATGATCTCGGAGTCGCGACCCTTTTTGCGAATATGGTTGATGGCCCGGGCGATGGTCCACTGGGCGCGCACCGCGACGTAATCCGGGGTCATCAGTCGACCGACGCTCTCCTCGGGGTAGCCGAGAAGCTGGCGGGCTTCGCGCAGGTCCTGGGGGCTGAGCAGGTTGAGCAGGCGCTGGGTCACCTGTCCGGGGAGCTCTTCGAGGAGTTGGGTCCGGTCGTCGGGCTTGAGGTTGGCGGCGAGGTCGCGGGCGTGCTCATCGGTGAGGTCGGCCAGAAGGTTGTTGGCCTCGTCCAGATCCAGGTAGCTGAAGAGGTCGGCGGCCAACGAGCGGGGCAGGGCATGGAAGGCCAGCACCTTTTCGGTTTTGGAGAGGGTGATGAAGGCGTCGGCGAGTTCGGCGGTGGGGACGCCGGCAACCACGTCTTTGACCTGGCTCCAGCGCTTGTCGCGGATGCATGCCTGGAGGTCGGCCACGATCTGGTCGTGATCAAATGGCGTGGAGCTCTCTTCGAGGGACATCGGCGCGGGCCTGGGGTTGCAGGGCGGTGCGAAAATTGTGGCCTGAATAAGGGTCGGCCACTCTATCGGGGCGGCCCCGGGAGTCAAGTCAGCGTGCGATGGAGCTGCAGCCCGGTGGCGAGGCGTTTCGCCCCGGGGTCAGGATGCCGGAGAGGTCCGCGATGTGCTCTCGCATTCGGCAGCGATCTCAGCCCCGGTGGCGTATTGCAGCCGGTAGAGGGTGGCATAGTGCCCGCCGGCGGCGACGAGATCATGGTGGGTGCCCTCTTCGAGAAGTTGCCCCTTGTGCAGGACGAGGATGCGGTCAGCGCGCTGGATGGTGGAGAGACGGTGGGCGATGACCAGGGAGGTTTGCCTGGCGAGCATGCGCTCGATGGCATCCTGGATCAGTGCTTCGGTGTCGGTATCGACGTTGGCGGTGGCCTCGTCGAGGATGAGGACCTCCGGCTTGCGGATGAGTGCACGGGCAAAGGCCAGAAGTTGTTTCTGGCCGGCGGAGAGGTTCTGGCCGCGTTCACTGACCGGGTAGTCCAGGCCGCCTTCGAGGCGTTCGATCATCTCCTGCGCATGCACAAGCTCGGTGGCGCGGGCAATCGCATCATCGCTGACGGCGTCGTCGCCCATGGTGAGGTTCTTGCGCACGGTATCGCTGAAGAGGAAGACGTCCTGGAGGACGACGGCGAACTTACGCCGAAGGTCCTGGACATCGAACTCACGGATGTCGGTGCCGTTGATCAGGATCCGACCGCGCTCCACGTCGTGGAGACGGGTGAGGAGCTTGATGATCGTGGTCTTTCCGGCGCCGGTGTGGCCCACAAGTGCGATACGTTCGCAGGGGTTGACCCTAAAAGAGAGGCCACGCAGTACGGGGTCATCGCTGCCGTAGCCGAACCAGACGTCATCGAATTCGATCGTCAGCGCCCCGTCCGGGATCGGGCGGGGGGAGTCGGGCTGCGGAATGGTTTCGTGGGTGTCGAGCAGCTGGAAGACGCGCTCGCTGCTGGCCATCGCGCTCTGCAGGAAGTTGTACTTCTGCGCCAGGTCGCGGATGGGCACAAAGAACTTCTGCATGTACTCGATAAAGGCCACGAGCACGCCCAGGGTGATGGCGCCCTCTAAGGCCTGGCCGCTTCCGTACCAGATGATGGCACCGATGGTCACCGAGCCCACCGCCTCGACCACCGAGTAGAGCAAGGCGTCGTAGCGGATGGAGCGGATGTTAGCGTCGCGGTAGTCGGCATTGATATCGCGGTACTCGTCGCGGCTGACGTTCTCGCGCACGAAGAGCTGAATGACGCTCATGCCAGTGATGCTTTCCTGAAGGTGGGAATAGAGGCGCGCGATTTTGACCCGGATCTCGCGAAAGGCTTTGCGCAGAAAATAGCGGAAGATGGCGGTGAGCCCGACGAGCACAGGCACGACCACAAAGCTGGCCAGGGCGAGCTGCCAGTTTTTGTAGAGGAGAATGACGACGATGGCGCTGAGTGTGATGATGTCGCCGACCATCGAGATCATACCGGAGGAGAGGGCCTCCTGAAGCGACTCAATGTCGGTGGTCATCCGGGACATCAGCCGGCCGACGGGGTTCTTTCTGAAGAAGTCTGAGGAGAGGTTCTGGACGTGCTCAAAGAGCTCCTGGCGGAGGTCTCGCAGGGCCTTCTGGCCGGCATATTGCGTCACGTACATCTGACCGAAGGTCAGCGCTGCCATTCCGACAATGCTTGCCGCGTAACCGGCCAGAACGATCCAAAGACCGCTGAGTTCGCCGGGGATCAGGTACTCGTCGATGGCAATCTGCAGGAGCCAGGGCTGTACCAGCGATACGGTGGTGAGCGCGGGCATGGAGAGAAGCGAGAGGAAGAAGAGCCAGCGGTAGGGACGCATGTAGGTCCACAGCCGGCGGACCAGGGAGAGGTCCGTGATCTGGCCGAGCTTCTGCTCCTGGAAGCCCGAGCCGATGGCGGCGTTTTGAGGGCGTCCGTTTTTCTGCGTGGCGTCGCTGTCGTTGGCGGCGCTTTTGTTATCTTCTGGGGCGCTCACGATTCGAGTTGCTCCCTGAGTTTTTGCCGTGCGTACATCTCGGCGTAGAGGCCGCCCTGTTCCAGGAGTTGGGCGTGGGTTCCCTGCTCAATGAGCTCGCCGTGGTCGAGTACGAAGATGCGATCGACCTGGGTGAGAGCGTTGAAGCGGTGGGTGATGAGGATGGACGTTCGGCCCTGCATCAACTCTTTGAGGTGGTTGAGGATTCGGCGTTCGGTCTGGGTGTCGACGCTGGCCAGGGCATCATCAAGGATGAGGATGCGCGGATCGGTGAGGAGGGCACGGGCGATGGTGGTGCGCTGTTTCTGACCGCCGGAGAGGGTTACGCCGCGCTCACCTACGAGGGTGTCGAGGCCTTTGTCGAAGGCTTCGAGGTCGGAGTCGAGGGCGGCGATTTGTACGGCCTGGTTAATACGATCCTGCTGGGTGACAGAGCCGTCGGTGCCGCTTCCCAGGCGCTCAATCAGCGGGGCGGTGGGGGCGCGGCGGGTAAGCGTTTCATCGAACTGCAGGGCGTCGAGACCAAAGCGGATGTTCTGTCCGATGGTCATGGAAAAGAGGAAGGGCTCCTGAGGCACAAAGCCAATCTCGGAGCGTAACTCCCGAAGTGGCGCCTGAGTTAAGGTCACTCCGTCGACGCGAATTTGACCGGCGGTCGGGTCGTAGAGTCTGGCCAGAAGTTTGACCAGGGTGGACTTGCCGCTGCCGGTTTTGCCAACGATGGCGACCGTGGAGCCGGCCGGGATGGAGAGCGAGATGTCGTTGAGGACCGGGCTCTCATCGTAGGCGAAGGTGACGTGATCGAGCTCAATATGCCCCAGGGCCGTGCGTTCTTCGGCCGTGGGGAGTTTGCACGCCTGGGAGCCTGGATCGGCGACGACGGGCTCGTAGTTTCGTACCTCGCAGATGCGCTCAAAGGCAGCCAGGCCGCGGTGCCAGACGGCGAAGACCCATCCCAGCGCGATGGTCGGGAAGGCCAGCGCGACCACGTAGCCGTTGAACTCCACGAAGGTTCCAAGTTCCATGGTGCCGGCGATGACGCGTTGCGCGCCGACGATGAGCACCACCAGGGTGCCCACGTTGGCGATGAGCACGATCATGGCGTTGAGCATCGCTCGGATGCGAGCGAGCTTGACGTTCTCTTCGTAGAAGGTGGTGTTGAGTCCGGTGTAGTCGGCGATCTCGCGGCCTTGCAGGGTGTAGGCTTTGATGACGTCGACGCCACTTAAATTCTCCTGAACGCGCGAAGAGATGTTGGAGAGCTCGGCTTGCACGCGTTTGGTCTGCTCGAAGAGGGCGCGAATGATGCTGCGCATTCCGAGAAGAAGAAGTGGAAGGGGTGCCAGGCACCAGAGCGTCAGGCCCAGATCAAGGGCTACCATGCGTTGGATTCCGATGGTGTAGGCGACGATGGCGTTGACGATATGCAGAAAGGCGATGGCGAAGAGCAGGCGGACGTAGGTGACATCGTTGGTCACCCGGCTGGTGATGTCGCCGGTGGGCATACTCCCGTAGAAGCGCGGGGTGAGACGGGCGAGGTGGGTGTAGAGTTCGTTTCGAAGATCGAACTCGATGTGACGCCCGGCGTTGAAGATTGTGGTGCGGCTGTAGACGCGAGCGATGCCTGCGCCGATGGCCAGCGCGATGATGATCATGGCCGCGCGAATGACCTGCTGGCGAGTTTCGGCGAGTTGCTCTGCGCCGGCGCCAACCGAGTCGCGCATCAGCTGGACGGCGTCTCCCAGCTGTTGAGGGATCGCCAGCGCCAGTCCGTTGGTCAGCAGTAAAAACACGGCGCCGGCGGCAAAGAGGCCGCGGTAGCGCTTAAAATACCCCCAGAGGATCTTGCGACGCTCCCGAGTGGAGACAGTGGCCAGGCGAGGTCCAGAGGATGTTGAGGAGTCAGACGATGGCGACATACAGCACAACACGGGGGAGGGGGGGAGCGCTCGCCAGGGCGAAGCGCAAGGGATGGCGCGCCCGGCAAACTAAGGAGATGCACCAAAGATTTCAACCGGCCAAACGAGGAAGGGGCGTGCTCAGCGTTCAGTGCAGGGGCAGGCCGATGCGGTCGAAGCGTGGCGTGCCGCTTTCCGGGGCGCTGGACCAGGCGATGTGGACGGGGCGGCCAAAAATATGGTCGGCCGGCAGCGGGCCGTAGAGTCGGCTATCGGCGGTGAGCGAAGCGCGGGGTTCGGGCGTGGCCAGGTGGCTGCGGTTGTCGGCGAGCACGAAGTAGTCGTCGGGACCCAGGGCCAGGCCGGGGACGGAGGCGTCGGGGGTGGCCTCGTCGCTGATGGCCACCACGTAGCGCTGAGCGTGGTTGTGTTCAACCCAGGCGCGCAGTCCGAGGGCGTTGTTGAGCTGAGCCTGGCCCACCCACTCGTGCATCAGCGGGGTGTAGTCGACGAGTTTGTCGCCGATGATCAGGGTGTTGCCTTGCATCTGGACCTCTTCGCCGGGTTCGGCGATCACGCGAAGGGTGGCCGGCGCGCCGGTTTCGGGGGTGACAAGCGTGACCAGGTCGCCACGTCGGGGCGGAGCGATATGGGCCGGGACACGCCGGACAAAGAGGGTGTCGCCGGGGAGAGCCAGGGGGTAGAGCGCGAGGTTGTCGACGTGGGTGAAGGTCCAGAGATGGCGAAGGGATTGGTCGACAACGATCGCCACCGGCCCCACAAAGGTCATCAGAGCGATGAGGGTGTAGATCAGTGGATGTTGAAACGCCCGACGCGACTCGGATGAGGTTTCCGCGAGAAGCTGGTCTGCCCGCGAGGCGGCAAGCAGGCCAATCATTGCCCAGGCAAGCAGCATGGCAAGCGCTACCCAGGCCAGGACAAGGTTCCAGAAGGTCACCGCGATGACCACGAAGAGCATGAGCAAGACAACGAAGAGGTTGATTACCACCCCACCCACGAGTCGTCCGGCGTACACGAGCCCCAGCCCTGGGGAGAGCAACGTGAGCAGCCATACGACATAGGTTCTGGGGCGTGGGGGCGTGTTGTGGGACATTGTAAGGCTCAGGATGGGGGGAGCGACGCCGGTCGGGGCAGTGCGCAGCGCTCGAATCTAGGGGGGCATAAGCGGGAGTGTCAACGCGCGACGCTGTACGTGTTGTCAGGGTAGGTGCGTCGCACTACAACGTAGCGCGCAACGACCGGCGTGCAGCGACCGGCGGTCACGAAGAACTCCGGGCAGAAGCGCGCATCAGGGTGACCTGAATCGGCGAGCGATGAGACCGATGGGCGCCAGGAAAATCGCACAGAAGCGTGGCGCGAGACGACCCAGGGTCGGGTCGTAGTACGACCGAGGGTCGTCCGGGAGGCAGCATTGGAGCGACGCGCAGGGTGATCACGTATCAAAGCAGACATCGGGTTCATAAGCGCAGGTCCATGAAATGTGACGCCCGCGGTGTGATGTTGCAGGAGCGACGTGCGATTGATAACGGCATAGCACTTGCAGGTCGGGTCGATGCCAGACAATGCACCAGGGGTGCATTGATTGTTTTCCTACGAGGTCATGAGTGACACGACGTGATGAAGAGACGCCGGGCTATTCGCTTTCCACCTGGATTGTGTTGGTGATGAGCGCAGTGCTGCCCGTAATGGCGTTGACGGGATTTTCCAACTTTGAACGAGGGCGCCAGGCTGTGCTCGTGCCCGGTGCGGCGTTGCTTCTGATCGTGTGGGCAGTGGGTCTGATCCGACGAGGCAAGGTACAACTAAGCGCGGTCGGTGTAGCGGGGCTGGGGGCGGCGTTTTTCGGTGTGGCGGGAGCCAGCTTTTTGTGGAGTGACGTGCCGCTCTACGGTGTGCTCAGCGCGTCGATGTGGATCGCCCTGGGATCGCTGGCCTGGGTTGTGGTTGCGCCGGTTGGACGGGCGCTACGTTTCGCAGATTGGTCGCTTGCGGTGGGGCTGGGGGTCATTGGAGCCGCTGCGCTGGGGATGTACGATTGGGCAGGTGGAGAGCTTCTCACTCCGGTGTGGGATTCGCCGGGGGTGGCCGGTGGCTTTGATACGATGTCGTTTGCGTCAGCCTACTATGTGGTGGCGTTGCCGGTTGTATGGGGGGCAATCGGGTTGGAAGGGACGGGAAAATGGCGTCGAGGTGTGGGGCTTGGGGCGCTTGTTCTGGGAACGGTACACTTGTCCCTGGTGGCGAGGCCGCTGGACGTCGTGATGGTGGTGATCGCGGCTACGTTGGCCTTGCTGAT
Proteins encoded in this window:
- the mgtE gene encoding magnesium transporter, which gives rise to MSLEESSTPFDHDQIVADLQACIRDKRWSQVKDVVAGVPTAELADAFITLSKTEKVLAFHALPRSLAADLFSYLDLDEANNLLADLTDEHARDLAANLKPDDRTQLLEELPGQVTQRLLNLLSPQDLREARQLLGYPEESVGRLMTPDYVAVRAQWTIARAINHIRKKGRDSEIISIVYVTDAQWQLIDALELRKLILADPEATVASLMDNSFVSLSAFDDREEAVRALSRYDVVALPVVDSDGVLLGIVTVDDVLDVAEEEATEDFHKGAAVSPLDRSYRESSIWALFQKRIGWLLILVVVNLLSSAVISAYEETLATVIALAFFIPLLIGSGGNTGAQSATLMVRAIATDDVRLSQWFSCVSKEIVVGLSLGAAMGLASAVLGLFRGGWMLGVVVGLSMLGIVLVANLVGTILPFILTRARVDPAIASSPLITTIADASGLLIYFGTASFFIKMGLIG
- a CDS encoding ABC transporter ATP-binding protein, producing MSAPEDNKSAANDSDATQKNGRPQNAAIGSGFQEQKLGQITDLSLVRRLWTYMRPYRWLFFLSLLSMPALTTVSLVQPWLLQIAIDEYLIPGELSGLWIVLAGYAASIVGMAALTFGQMYVTQYAGQKALRDLRQELFEHVQNLSSDFFRKNPVGRLMSRMTTDIESLQEALSSGMISMVGDIITLSAIVVILLYKNWQLALASFVVVPVLVGLTAIFRYFLRKAFREIRVKIARLYSHLQESITGMSVIQLFVRENVSRDEYRDINADYRDANIRSIRYDALLYSVVEAVGSVTIGAIIWYGSGQALEGAITLGVLVAFIEYMQKFFVPIRDLAQKYNFLQSAMASSERVFQLLDTHETIPQPDSPRPIPDGALTIEFDDVWFGYGSDDPVLRGLSFRVNPCERIALVGHTGAGKTTIIKLLTRLHDVERGRILINGTDIREFDVQDLRRKFAVVLQDVFLFSDTVRKNLTMGDDAVSDDAIARATELVHAQEMIERLEGGLDYPVSERGQNLSAGQKQLLAFARALIRKPEVLILDEATANVDTDTEALIQDAIERMLARQTSLVIAHRLSTIQRADRILVLHKGQLLEEGTHHDLVAAGGHYATLYRLQYATGAEIAAECESTSRTSPAS
- a CDS encoding ABC transporter ATP-binding protein yields the protein MSPSSDSSTSSGPRLATVSTRERRKILWGYFKRYRGLFAAGAVFLLLTNGLALAIPQQLGDAVQLMRDSVGAGAEQLAETRQQVIRAAMIIIALAIGAGIARVYSRTTIFNAGRHIEFDLRNELYTHLARLTPRFYGSMPTGDITSRVTNDVTYVRLLFAIAFLHIVNAIVAYTIGIQRMVALDLGLTLWCLAPLPLLLLGMRSIIRALFEQTKRVQAELSNISSRVQENLSGVDVIKAYTLQGREIADYTGLNTTFYEENVKLARIRAMLNAMIVLIANVGTLVVLIVGAQRVIAGTMELGTFVEFNGYVVALAFPTIALGWVFAVWHRGLAAFERICEVRNYEPVVADPGSQACKLPTAEERTALGHIELDHVTFAYDESPVLNDISLSIPAGSTVAIVGKTGSGKSTLVKLLARLYDPTAGQIRVDGVTLTQAPLRELRSEIGFVPQEPFLFSMTIGQNIRFGLDALQFDETLTRRAPTAPLIERLGSGTDGSVTQQDRINQAVQIAALDSDLEAFDKGLDTLVGERGVTLSGGQKQRTTIARALLTDPRILILDDALASVDTQTERRILNHLKELMQGRTSILITHRFNALTQVDRIFVLDHGELIEQGTHAQLLEQGGLYAEMYARQKLREQLES
- the lepB gene encoding signal peptidase I yields the protein MGGVVINLFVVLLMLFVVIAVTFWNLVLAWVALAMLLAWAMIGLLAASRADQLLAETSSESRRAFQHPLIYTLIALMTFVGPVAIVVDQSLRHLWTFTHVDNLALYPLALPGDTLFVRRVPAHIAPPRRGDLVTLVTPETGAPATLRVIAEPGEEVQMQGNTLIIGDKLVDYTPLMHEWVGQAQLNNALGLRAWVEHNHAQRYVVAISDEATPDASVPGLALGPDDYFVLADNRSHLATPEPRASLTADSRLYGPLPADHIFGRPVHIAWSSAPESGTPRFDRIGLPLH